The Flavobacterium sp. 123 genome contains a region encoding:
- the recR gene encoding recombination mediator RecR, with protein MEFSSKLIEKAVNEMSQLPGIGKRTALRLVLHLLKQPKEQTGFLSQALVSMREDIKYCNSCHNISDSILCEICANASRNHQIVCVVEDIRDVMAIENTGQFRGIYHVLGGKISPIDGVGPSQLNIVSLVEKVKLGNVSEIIFALSSTMEGDTTNFYIYKQIADCKVVISTIARGISVGDELEYADEVTLGRSILHRVPFEKSFKNN; from the coding sequence ATGGAATTTTCTTCAAAATTAATTGAAAAAGCAGTAAACGAAATGTCACAGCTACCAGGGATTGGTAAGCGAACGGCTTTGCGTTTAGTTTTGCATTTATTGAAACAGCCAAAAGAACAAACTGGTTTTCTTTCGCAAGCATTAGTAAGTATGCGTGAAGATATTAAATATTGTAACAGTTGTCATAATATTTCGGATAGTATTTTGTGTGAAATTTGTGCCAATGCAAGTAGGAATCATCAGATTGTTTGTGTTGTTGAGGATATACGTGACGTAATGGCTATTGAAAACACGGGTCAGTTTAGGGGTATTTATCATGTTTTGGGAGGGAAAATTTCTCCTATTGACGGCGTTGGCCCAAGTCAATTAAATATTGTTTCCTTAGTTGAGAAAGTAAAGTTAGGTAATGTGAGTGAAATAATATTTGCTTTGAGTTCTACTATGGAAGGAGATACCACAAATTTTTATATTTACAAACAGATTGCAGATTGCAAGGTTGTAATATCTACAATTGCTAGAGGAATATCTGTGGGTGATGAACTTGAGTATGCAGATGAAGTCACCTTAGGAAGAAGTATTTTACATAGGGTTCCTTTTGAAAAGTCTTTTAAAAATAATTAA